The Chitinophagaceae bacterium region AGGAGTACATGGTGGAAAAATAGTAGCCCAAGGAACCCCCTCAGAAATAATAAAAATGTCCTCGGTTACCTCAGAATTCCTTGCAGGAAAACTAAAAATAGAAACACCACCTCAAAGAAGAACCGGCAATGAACAATATATTTCTATAGAAGGAGCAAAAGGAAATAACCTCCAATCTGTAAATCTCAACATTCCCCTAGGGAAAATGATATGCATCACAGGAGTATCAGGAAGCGGAAAATCTACCCTCATCCACAATACTCTTTTTCCTATCTTAAAAAACTATCTCTCCGGTACCAAATCATTTACAATGCCATATGCCTCTGTTACGGGTATAGAACATATTGATAAAGTAATCGAAGTAGACCAATCTCCTATTGGCAGAACTCCCCGTTCCAATCCCGCAACTTACACAGGACTCTTTACGCACATAAGAAATCTTTTTACCGAACTCCCCGAATCTAAAATAAGAGGATATAAACCAGGAAGATTCTCTTTTAATCTCAAAGGCGGAAGATGCGAAAACTGCGAAGGCGGCGGAATACAAATTATTGAAATGGAATTCCTTCCCGATGTCCACGTAACCTGTGAAGTATGTAAAGGAAAAAGATACAACAGAGAAACCCTCGAAGCCCGATACAAAGGAAAATCTATATACGACGTATTAGAAATGAAAGTAGAACAAGCAGTGCAGTTTTTTGAGCATCAACCTCTCTTACTCCGATATGTAAAAGTACTCCAAGATGTAGGATTATCATACCTCACTCTTGGGCAAAGCTCTACAACCCTCTCTGGTGGAGAAGCCCAAAGAATAAAACTTGCCTCCGAACTCTACAAAAGAGATACCAGCAAAACACTCTATATACTAGACGAACCCACAACAGGTCTCCACTTCCAAGATATAAAACTCCTATTAAACGTCCTTCATAAACTCGTGGATAAAGGAAATACCGTCCTTATAATAGAACATAATTTAGACGTTATAAAAGTATGCGACCATATTATAGACCTCGGACCAGACAGCGGAAATAAAGGTGGAAGAATAGTAGCAGAAGGAACTCCCGAAGAAATAAGCCAAAACCAAGAAAGTATCACAGGCGCATTTCTCAAAAAAGAATTAGAAAGTAATTATGACCATATACATTATAATCAATAAAAATCTCGAATAAATAGAAATATTATATTTAGGTGAGTGTATGCTATATAATAGTATTTCTATCTACTTCTTTTTTTTCGAGCTGGAAATGATTCCCTCCTTTTTTATCGGTCATTTTATATAAACGTACCTCTTTATATTCTTCCTTACCTGATATTATCTGCTTTATTAATTGCTTGGACATTTCAGTACACTTAAGTCCAAAAACAATCTCTTTCAGCACCAAACCTAAATCTGAGAGAGGTATGGCTTTTCCCTTCTTTTCTGTTTTTGCTTCTTGCAGGCGGTATACAATTCTAAACTCATCTTCATACTCCCAACACTTTTGCTTCGTAAAAAATCCTGACTCAATAGTAGTATGAAGATTGTTCATATTAGGGTGTTCTATTTCGGGGAGATAGTCCACCGCTTGAGCCAAAAATCTCTTTGAACGGAATGGTTTTTTAAACTCATAGACGAGACAAATACCCGTATGGTCTTTCGCATAATGGGACCACATAAGGTTTTCATTTTCTAAAGCACGTTTTGTATCACCCACAAAAGAAGCAATGAGAATGGTATCTAACACAGAAAATAAACTTTTATTTTCCTCATAATATCTTTGTAAAAAATTTCCATCCAGGGGATCATTAAAAGTGGAAGGATGGGCAAACCATATCTGTTTATTATTGAGTATTCCACGAGTATTCTCATTCATCGGCAGAAACTTGCAGACCTTCTGCACTGTAAGTTTTTCAGTATCATACACAAAACAGAGATCCACTGCTTTTGCGTAATCCTCTATTGCTCCTGCATACTCTTGTAATCCAACTTTTGCATTTCCACGATTATAAAAAGCTTTTGCATCTTGGGGATTGATTCTTATTGCTTGGGTATAATCCTCTATTGCTCCTGCATAGTTTTGTAATTTCTTTTTTGCATTTCCTCGATTATTATAAGCTATTGCATATTGGTCATTGATTCTTATTGCTTGGGTATAATCCTCTATTGCCTCTTGATATTTTTGTAATTCCCTTTTTGCAGCTCCCCGATTATTATAAGCTTTTGCATCGTGGGGATTGATTCTTATTGCTTGGGTATAATCCTTCATTGCCTCTGCATATTTTTTTAATTTATATTTTGCATATCCTCGATTAGTAAAAGCGTTTGCATAGTGGGGATTGATTCTTATTGCTTCGGTATAATCCTTTACTGCACCTGCATAATCTTTTAATTTGTATTTTTTAACTCCTTCATCAAAATATTCTTGTGCTGTTTTCATGTGTTTGTATGTGAGTGTATGTTATATAATAGTATTTTTATCTACTTCTTTTTTTTCGAGCTGGAAATGATTCCCTCCTTTTTTATCGGTCATTTTATATAAACGTACCTCTTTATATTCTTCCTTACCTGATATTATCTGCTTTATTAATTGCTTGGACATTTCAGTACACTTAAGTCCAAAAACAATCTCTTTCAGCACCAAACCTAAATCTGAGAGAGGTATGGCTTTTCCCTTCTTTTCTGTTTTTGCTTCTTGCAGGCGGTATACAATTCTAAACTCATCTTCATACTCCCAACACTTTTGCTTCGTAAAAAATCCTGACTCAATAGTAGTATGAAGATTGTTCATATTAGGGTGTTCTATTTCGGGGAGATAGTCCACCGCTTGAGCCAAAAATCTCTTTGAACGGAATGGTTTTTTAA contains the following coding sequences:
- a CDS encoding tetratricopeptide repeat protein, which encodes MKTAQEYFDEGVKKYKLKDYAGAVKDYTEAIRINPHYANAFTNRGYAKYKLKKYAEAMKDYTQAIRINPHDAKAYNNRGAAKRELQKYQEAIEDYTQAIRINDQYAIAYNNRGNAKKKLQNYAGAIEDYTQAIRINPQDAKAFYNRGNAKVGLQEYAGAIEDYAKAVDLCFVYDTEKLTVQKVCKFLPMNENTRGILNNKQIWFAHPSTFNDPLDGNFLQRYYEENKSLFSVLDTILIASFVGDTKRALENENLMWSHYAKDHTGICLVYEFKKPFRSKRFLAQAVDYLPEIEHPNMNNLHTTIESGFFTKQKCWEYEDEFRIVYRLQEAKTEKKGKAIPLSDLGLVLKEIVFGLKCTEMSKQLIKQIISGKEEYKEVRLYKMTDKKGGNHFQLEKKEVDRNTII